A genomic segment from Aegilops tauschii subsp. strangulata cultivar AL8/78 chromosome 1, Aet v6.0, whole genome shotgun sequence encodes:
- the LOC109783037 gene encoding lysine-specific demethylase JMJ18 isoform X2, producing the protein MISSSASPREEEGGGPRLPSPRGKKRRMRGRTASPEPASTAEPPQTYGKWHPDESNRPEIDDAPVFTPTEEEFKDAIGYIASIRPQVEKYGICRIVPPSSWRPPCPLKEKSFWKCTEFNTRVQQVDKLQNREPKKKETQPRVQKKRKRRKKLRFGMSQKLRSAESADQDEKFGFQSGSDFTLEEFQKYADMFKEQYFGMKGSDEISLFEIKQHKEMWRPSVEEIEGEYWRIVVCPDDEVEVDYGADLDTAIFSSGFPKSYLSDANKQDPYGLSCWNLNNLRRQPRSVLSFETEDISGVVVPWLYVGMCFSSFCWHVEDHFLYSLNYMHFGEQKVWYGVPGENAVKLEDAMRRNLPRLFEEQPDLLHELVTQLSPSVLKSEGIPVYRVVQNPGEFVLTLPRAYHSGFNCGFNCAEAVNVAPVDWLPHGQCAVELYRDQRRKTSISHDKLLLKTVQTALRQVWANLHNCKSGQKEYIWLDTCGKNGMLTNAFKTRIKMEGAAREANARLQCKKMDQDYDSTDRECFSCFYDLHLSAVSCQCSPNRFACLNHANLLCSCEMDRKFVLHRYSMEELNALVAALEGDPAAVYQWKEYDVGLVCQSASTQQKMDFSKSAKLSGSIIDVNIDCGFDGCEDLDKSAGYPQEKEVQNRCVNLNIEGPSSSPRIKEELVCSSSTSNTTGFSSSTFSALGKIDKDKMAMELGSLQTRSTLPSKTTKELFGIETEYCVAKASRAQVSQLGKPSSSQSNEVSWPAKLRHQVEQLDHGTVIVGKNWCNHQAIFPKGFRSRVTFHSVLDPTRICCYISEVIDAGLLGPLFRVAVEEFPEVSFTHTSPMQCWDSVRDRVNEEIKKQCRAGKSGVPALLSNDSVNGLEMFGFISPPIIEVIEALDPDHKCLDYWLSKHTPLRRLLSESLMTTTVDGTNNSSIRLLGVDIASNESERSSFHNNSCAEETKLSRLLKKAKCPEEQELIVMNKAISGRMDNRAGLQDEMKNYVDK; encoded by the exons ATGAtttcctcctccgcctcccccagggaggaggagggcggcggccCCCGTTTGCCCTCGCCCCGCGGCAAGAAAAGGAGAATGCGAGGCAGAACGGCCTCGCCGGAGCCGGCTTCCACGGCCGAGCCGCCGCAG ACATATGGAAAGTGGCATCCGGATGAATCGAACAGACCTGAAATTGATGATGCCCCTGTTTTTACCCCAACTGAGGAG GAATTCAAAGATGCAATTGGGTACATTGCTAGCATTCGTCCTCAAGTAGAAAAATATGGAATTTGTCGTATTGTTCCACCATCTTCTTGGAGACCACCATGTCCTCTAAAGGAGAAGAGCTTTTGGAAATGTACAGAGTTCAACACCCGAGTTCAACAAGTTGACAAGCTTCAAAATCGGGAACCCAAAAAAAAAGAAACACAACCTCGAGTtcagaagaaaagaaagagaagaaagaAACTGAGGTTTGGGATGTCTCAGAAGCTACGTAGCGCTGAGTCTGCAGACCAGGATGAGAAGTTTGGCTTTCAGTCTGGCTCAGATTTCACACTAGAGGAGTTCCAGAAATACGCTGATATGTTCAAGGAGCAATATTTTGGAATGAAGGGAAGTGATGAAATTTCTCTTTTTGAAATTAAACAGCACAAAGAAATGTGGCGACCATCAGTTGAGGAAATTGAGGGAGAATATTGGCGGATAGTTGTATGCCCTGATGATGAAGTTGAG GTGGATTACGGCGCTGATCTGGACACTGCAATATTTAGTAGTGGATTCCCTAAATCATATCTATCAGATGCAAATAAGCAAGATCCATATGGTTTATCTTGCTGGAACTTGAATAATCTGCGACGACAACCTAGATCTGTTCTTTCATTTGAAACTGAGGATATATCTGGTGTTGTGGTCCCTTGGCTTTATGTTGGGATGTGTTTCTCATCATTTTGCTGG CATGTGGAAGATCATTTCCTTTATTCTCTGAATTACATGCATTTTGGTGAACAAAAAGTATGGTATGGTGTTCCTGGTGAAAATGCAGTGAAGCTAGAAGATGCTATGAGAAGGAACTTGCCAAGACTATTTGAAGAACAGCCTGATCTCCTGCATGAGCTG GTTACACAGTTATCCCCTTCTGTTCTAAAATCAGAAGGAATTCCTGTTTACCGTGTTGTTCAGAATCCAGGCGAGTTTGTTCTGACATTACCACGAGCTTACCATTCTGGGTTCAACTGTGGCTTCAACTGCGCAGAGGCAGTAAATGTTGCTCCCGTGGACTGGCTGCCCCATGGACAATGTGCTGTTGAGCTATACAGAGATCAGCGGCGCAAGACATCAATATCACATGACAAGTTATTACTTAAAACTGTACAAACAGCTCTCAGACAGGTTTGGGCGAATCTACACAACTGCAAGAGTGGTCAGAAGGAATATATATGGCTTGATACCTGTGGAAAAAATGGAATGCTCACAAATGCATTTAAG ACAAGAATTAAAATGGAAGGTGCAGCACGTGAGGCGAATGCTCGTTTGCAATGTAAGAAGATGGATCAGGATTATGATTCAACGGACCGTGAATGCTTTTCATGCTTTTATGATCTTCATTTATCTGCTGTCAGTTGCCAATGCTCGCCAAACCGTTTTGCTTGCTTAAATCATGCAAATCTTCTATGTTCATGCGAAATGGATAGAAAATTTGTGTTGCACCGATACAGTATGGAGGAGTTGAATGCTCTTGTTGCAGCTCTGGAGGGAGATCCAGCTGCAGTGTACCAGTGGAAAGAGTATGATGTAGGCTTAGTTTGCCAATCTGCTTCTACGCAGCAGAAGATGGACTTCAGTAAAAGTGCAAAATTATCTGGATCAATTATTGATGTCAACATTGATTGCGGCTTTGATGGCTGCGAGGACCTTGACAAGTCAGCGGGATATCCGCAAGAGAAGGAAGTGCAGAATAGATGTGTTAATCTGAACATAGAAGGTCCATCCAGTAGTCCTAGAATAAAAGAAGAGTTAGTATGTAGTTCTAGCACATCAAATACAACAGGTTTCTCAAGCTCTACATTTAGTGCTTTAGGAAAGATTGACAAGGACAAGATGGCCATGGAGTTGGGGTCCCTGCAGACAA GATCTACCCTACCTTCCAAAACTACTAAGGAACTGTTTGGCATTGAGACTGAATACTGTGTGGCCAAGGCTTCACGTGCCCAGGTTAGTCAACTGGGGAAACCTTCTTCAAGCCAATCCAATGAAGTCTCCTGGCCAGCAAAATTACGACATCAGGTTGAGCAACTCGACCACGGAACAGTAATAGTTGGCAAAAATTGGTGCAACCATCAAGCTATCTTCCCAAAAG GATTTAGGAGCCGAGTGACATTTCACAGCGTACTAGATCCGACAAGAATATGTTGTTACATTTCAGAAGTTATTGATGCTGGACTTCTCGGACCATTGTTTAGG GTGGCTGTGGAGGAGTTTCCTGAGGTTTCTTTTACTCACACTTCACCAATGCAGTGTTGGGATAGTGTGAGAGACAGGGTGAATGAAGAGATAAAAAAGCAATGTAGGGCTGGAAAATCTGGCGTTCCTGCTTTATTATCGAACGATTCTGTAAATGGGCTTGAAATGTTTGGTTTCATTTCCCCACCAATAATTGAG GTAATCGAGGCTCTAGATCCCGACCACAAGTGCTTAGATTATTGGTTGTCTAAGCATACACCTCTGAGAAGACTCCTTTCGGAGTCTTTGATGACCACAACGGTTGATGGCACTAATAATTCTTCTATAAGGTTACTTGGGGTTGATATTGCCAGCAACGAATCTGAACGATCTAGTTTCCACAATAATTCATGTGCTGAGGAGACTAAACTCAGCAGGCTCCTTAAGAAGGCTAAATGCCCAGAAGAACAAGAACTAATTGTCATGAACAAAGCAATCAGCGGCAGGATGGATAACAGGGCAGGTCTGCAGGATGAGATGAAGAATTATGTAGATAAATAG
- the LOC109783037 gene encoding lysine-specific demethylase JMJ18 isoform X1, producing MISSSASPREEEGGGPRLPSPRGKKRRMRGRTASPEPASTAEPPQTYGKWHPDESNRPEIDDAPVFTPTEEEFKDAIGYIASIRPQVEKYGICRIVPPSSWRPPCPLKEKSFWKCTEFNTRVQQVDKLQNREPKKKETQPRVQKKRKRRKKLRFGMSQKLRSAESADQDEKFGFQSGSDFTLEEFQKYADMFKEQYFGMKGSDEISLFEIKQHKEMWRPSVEEIEGEYWRIVVCPDDEVEVDYGADLDTAIFSSGFPKSYLSDANKQDPYGLSCWNLNNLRRQPRSVLSFETEDISGVVVPWLYVGMCFSSFCWHVEDHFLYSLNYMHFGEQKVWYGVPGENAVKLEDAMRRNLPRLFEEQPDLLHELVTQLSPSVLKSEGIPVYRVVQNPGEFVLTLPRAYHSGFNCGFNCAEAVNVAPVDWLPHGQCAVELYRDQRRKTSISHDKLLLKTVQTALRQVWANLHNCKSGQKEYIWLDTCGKNGMLTNAFKTRIKMEGAAREANARLQCKKMDQDYDSTDRECFSCFYDLHLSAVSCQCSPNRFACLNHANLLCSCEMDRKFVLHRYSMEELNALVAALEGDPAAVYQWKEYDVGLVCQSASTQQKMDFSKSAKLSGSIIDVNIDCGFDGCEDLDKSAGYPQEKEVQNRCVNLNIEGPSSSPRIKEELVCSSSTSNTTGFSSSTFSALGKIDKDKMAMELGSLQTSNPTISSFQCTQSLSHSSELSCSSRISTGSTLPSKTTKELFGIETEYCVAKASRAQVSQLGKPSSSQSNEVSWPAKLRHQVEQLDHGTVIVGKNWCNHQAIFPKGFRSRVTFHSVLDPTRICCYISEVIDAGLLGPLFRVAVEEFPEVSFTHTSPMQCWDSVRDRVNEEIKKQCRAGKSGVPALLSNDSVNGLEMFGFISPPIIEVIEALDPDHKCLDYWLSKHTPLRRLLSESLMTTTVDGTNNSSIRLLGVDIASNESERSSFHNNSCAEETKLSRLLKKAKCPEEQELIVMNKAISGRMDNRAGLQDEMKNYVDK from the exons ATGAtttcctcctccgcctcccccagggaggaggagggcggcggccCCCGTTTGCCCTCGCCCCGCGGCAAGAAAAGGAGAATGCGAGGCAGAACGGCCTCGCCGGAGCCGGCTTCCACGGCCGAGCCGCCGCAG ACATATGGAAAGTGGCATCCGGATGAATCGAACAGACCTGAAATTGATGATGCCCCTGTTTTTACCCCAACTGAGGAG GAATTCAAAGATGCAATTGGGTACATTGCTAGCATTCGTCCTCAAGTAGAAAAATATGGAATTTGTCGTATTGTTCCACCATCTTCTTGGAGACCACCATGTCCTCTAAAGGAGAAGAGCTTTTGGAAATGTACAGAGTTCAACACCCGAGTTCAACAAGTTGACAAGCTTCAAAATCGGGAACCCAAAAAAAAAGAAACACAACCTCGAGTtcagaagaaaagaaagagaagaaagaAACTGAGGTTTGGGATGTCTCAGAAGCTACGTAGCGCTGAGTCTGCAGACCAGGATGAGAAGTTTGGCTTTCAGTCTGGCTCAGATTTCACACTAGAGGAGTTCCAGAAATACGCTGATATGTTCAAGGAGCAATATTTTGGAATGAAGGGAAGTGATGAAATTTCTCTTTTTGAAATTAAACAGCACAAAGAAATGTGGCGACCATCAGTTGAGGAAATTGAGGGAGAATATTGGCGGATAGTTGTATGCCCTGATGATGAAGTTGAG GTGGATTACGGCGCTGATCTGGACACTGCAATATTTAGTAGTGGATTCCCTAAATCATATCTATCAGATGCAAATAAGCAAGATCCATATGGTTTATCTTGCTGGAACTTGAATAATCTGCGACGACAACCTAGATCTGTTCTTTCATTTGAAACTGAGGATATATCTGGTGTTGTGGTCCCTTGGCTTTATGTTGGGATGTGTTTCTCATCATTTTGCTGG CATGTGGAAGATCATTTCCTTTATTCTCTGAATTACATGCATTTTGGTGAACAAAAAGTATGGTATGGTGTTCCTGGTGAAAATGCAGTGAAGCTAGAAGATGCTATGAGAAGGAACTTGCCAAGACTATTTGAAGAACAGCCTGATCTCCTGCATGAGCTG GTTACACAGTTATCCCCTTCTGTTCTAAAATCAGAAGGAATTCCTGTTTACCGTGTTGTTCAGAATCCAGGCGAGTTTGTTCTGACATTACCACGAGCTTACCATTCTGGGTTCAACTGTGGCTTCAACTGCGCAGAGGCAGTAAATGTTGCTCCCGTGGACTGGCTGCCCCATGGACAATGTGCTGTTGAGCTATACAGAGATCAGCGGCGCAAGACATCAATATCACATGACAAGTTATTACTTAAAACTGTACAAACAGCTCTCAGACAGGTTTGGGCGAATCTACACAACTGCAAGAGTGGTCAGAAGGAATATATATGGCTTGATACCTGTGGAAAAAATGGAATGCTCACAAATGCATTTAAG ACAAGAATTAAAATGGAAGGTGCAGCACGTGAGGCGAATGCTCGTTTGCAATGTAAGAAGATGGATCAGGATTATGATTCAACGGACCGTGAATGCTTTTCATGCTTTTATGATCTTCATTTATCTGCTGTCAGTTGCCAATGCTCGCCAAACCGTTTTGCTTGCTTAAATCATGCAAATCTTCTATGTTCATGCGAAATGGATAGAAAATTTGTGTTGCACCGATACAGTATGGAGGAGTTGAATGCTCTTGTTGCAGCTCTGGAGGGAGATCCAGCTGCAGTGTACCAGTGGAAAGAGTATGATGTAGGCTTAGTTTGCCAATCTGCTTCTACGCAGCAGAAGATGGACTTCAGTAAAAGTGCAAAATTATCTGGATCAATTATTGATGTCAACATTGATTGCGGCTTTGATGGCTGCGAGGACCTTGACAAGTCAGCGGGATATCCGCAAGAGAAGGAAGTGCAGAATAGATGTGTTAATCTGAACATAGAAGGTCCATCCAGTAGTCCTAGAATAAAAGAAGAGTTAGTATGTAGTTCTAGCACATCAAATACAACAGGTTTCTCAAGCTCTACATTTAGTGCTTTAGGAAAGATTGACAAGGACAAGATGGCCATGGAGTTGGGGTCCCTGCAGACAAGTAATCCAACTATTTCAAGTTTCCAGTGCACACAGTCCTTGAGTCATTCATCTGAATTATCATGCTCTTCTCGAATATCAACAGGATCTACCCTACCTTCCAAAACTACTAAGGAACTGTTTGGCATTGAGACTGAATACTGTGTGGCCAAGGCTTCACGTGCCCAGGTTAGTCAACTGGGGAAACCTTCTTCAAGCCAATCCAATGAAGTCTCCTGGCCAGCAAAATTACGACATCAGGTTGAGCAACTCGACCACGGAACAGTAATAGTTGGCAAAAATTGGTGCAACCATCAAGCTATCTTCCCAAAAG GATTTAGGAGCCGAGTGACATTTCACAGCGTACTAGATCCGACAAGAATATGTTGTTACATTTCAGAAGTTATTGATGCTGGACTTCTCGGACCATTGTTTAGG GTGGCTGTGGAGGAGTTTCCTGAGGTTTCTTTTACTCACACTTCACCAATGCAGTGTTGGGATAGTGTGAGAGACAGGGTGAATGAAGAGATAAAAAAGCAATGTAGGGCTGGAAAATCTGGCGTTCCTGCTTTATTATCGAACGATTCTGTAAATGGGCTTGAAATGTTTGGTTTCATTTCCCCACCAATAATTGAG GTAATCGAGGCTCTAGATCCCGACCACAAGTGCTTAGATTATTGGTTGTCTAAGCATACACCTCTGAGAAGACTCCTTTCGGAGTCTTTGATGACCACAACGGTTGATGGCACTAATAATTCTTCTATAAGGTTACTTGGGGTTGATATTGCCAGCAACGAATCTGAACGATCTAGTTTCCACAATAATTCATGTGCTGAGGAGACTAAACTCAGCAGGCTCCTTAAGAAGGCTAAATGCCCAGAAGAACAAGAACTAATTGTCATGAACAAAGCAATCAGCGGCAGGATGGATAACAGGGCAGGTCTGCAGGATGAGATGAAGAATTATGTAGATAAATAG